In Ochrobactrum sp. Marseille-Q0166, a single genomic region encodes these proteins:
- the dusA gene encoding tRNA dihydrouridine(20/20a) synthase DusA translates to MTEIKNKNSNYPDHRFSVAPMLDWSDRHCRYFHRLFSKRALLYTEMVVADAAIHGPRERLLGFDAMEHPIALQLGGSDPIKLQEAARIGESYGYDEVNLNVGCPSDRVQSGTFGACLMLTPDVVARCVAAMKEVVSVPVTVKCRIGVDDQDPEVALNAVADQVLNAGADALWVHARKAWLKGLSPKENRDIPPLDYDRVYRLKQRIDNSFVGINGGIVSLNEAVSHLRNVDGVMLGRAAYHNPALLADVDRLIYGSEEKSIDIADVLDAMCEYVDRHIGDGGKLSHVSRHMIGLFTGQPGARRWRQMLSTDASKPDANSNLLRQAYASVMEASAEAA, encoded by the coding sequence ATGACTGAAATTAAAAATAAAAATAGCAATTATCCTGATCATCGGTTCTCTGTGGCTCCGATGCTCGATTGGTCTGATCGCCATTGCAGATATTTTCATCGCCTGTTTTCAAAGCGTGCATTGCTTTACACTGAAATGGTTGTCGCTGATGCTGCAATCCATGGCCCGCGCGAACGTTTGCTGGGCTTTGATGCGATGGAGCACCCGATTGCTTTGCAGCTAGGTGGTTCTGATCCTATCAAATTGCAGGAAGCAGCACGTATCGGCGAAAGCTATGGTTATGATGAAGTCAATCTTAATGTTGGTTGTCCGTCCGATCGGGTACAGTCGGGGACGTTCGGAGCGTGCTTGATGTTGACGCCGGACGTGGTTGCACGCTGCGTTGCGGCCATGAAAGAAGTCGTTTCAGTGCCTGTCACTGTCAAATGCCGGATTGGCGTCGACGATCAGGACCCGGAAGTGGCACTCAATGCCGTTGCCGATCAGGTGCTGAACGCTGGAGCGGATGCGCTTTGGGTCCACGCCCGCAAAGCATGGCTGAAAGGCCTTTCGCCCAAAGAAAATCGAGATATTCCGCCGCTAGATTATGATCGTGTTTATCGCTTGAAGCAGCGCATTGATAATTCTTTCGTCGGCATAAATGGTGGCATAGTGTCTCTGAATGAGGCGGTGTCGCATCTCCGAAACGTTGATGGGGTCATGCTGGGACGTGCCGCTTATCACAACCCGGCATTACTCGCGGACGTTGATCGACTGATTTATGGAAGCGAGGAAAAATCCATAGATATAGCGGACGTTCTTGATGCCATGTGCGAATATGTCGATAGGCATATTGGCGACGGTGGCAAGCTCTCGCATGTTAGCCGTCATATGATCGGCTTGTTTACTGGGCAACCCGGCGCGCGCCGCTGGCGTCAGATGCTCTCGACCGATGCGTCAAAGCCCGATGCTAATAGTAATTTGCTGCGTCAAGCTTACGCGTCTGTCATGGAAGCCAGCGCTGAGGCAGCTTAA
- a CDS encoding HAD-IA family hydrolase has translation MTDLSPFNKPFDAFLFDMDGTVLSSIAATERVWGQWATRHGIDPVTFVPTIHGVRAVDTVRRLGLPHLDPDTEAKILLDAEMADLDGIVPIEGALDFLSALPKDRWAIVTSAPIALARLRLAAAGIPLPEIIVSAEDVERGKPSPECFQLGAKRLGFDPHNCLVFEDAPAGIVAGETAGAHVVVVTATHPHSPETAHRSINSYNELKLSVDADTGVLSLTDASI, from the coding sequence TTGACCGACCTGTCCCCCTTTAATAAGCCATTCGATGCATTTTTGTTTGACATGGATGGTACCGTTCTAAGTTCTATTGCTGCAACCGAACGCGTTTGGGGGCAATGGGCTACCCGCCACGGCATTGATCCTGTAACTTTCGTTCCCACTATTCATGGTGTGCGTGCCGTCGATACTGTGCGCAGGCTCGGCCTGCCACATCTCGACCCTGATACCGAAGCTAAAATTCTGCTTGATGCTGAAATGGCGGATCTGGACGGTATCGTTCCGATTGAAGGGGCACTCGATTTTCTAAGCGCATTACCGAAGGATCGTTGGGCGATCGTTACTTCTGCACCCATTGCACTTGCACGGCTTCGTCTGGCGGCTGCCGGTATCCCGCTACCGGAAATTATTGTTTCTGCTGAAGATGTAGAAAGAGGCAAACCAAGTCCGGAATGCTTCCAGTTGGGCGCAAAGCGACTTGGTTTTGATCCGCATAATTGTCTGGTGTTTGAAGATGCGCCAGCGGGAATTGTTGCAGGAGAAACCGCTGGCGCTCACGTTGTTGTTGTGACCGCTACACATCCGCACTCCCCGGAAACGGCTCACAGGAGCATCAACAGCTATAATGAACTCAAGCTGTCTGTTGATGCCGATACAGGAGTTTTGTCGCTGACCGACGCCTCTATCTGA
- a CDS encoding alpha-D-ribose 1-methylphosphonate 5-triphosphate diphosphatase, translating to MTAETVLKNANIVLQDEVINGAIKIVDGVIVDVASGSSVNGEDMEGDFLTPGLVELHTDHLEGHYAPRPKVRWNPIAAVQAHDAQIAASGITTVFDALRIGFDEEAATGIEDMRKLSSAIAEGREAGRLRADHFLHLRCEVSAPDCLSAFERFGVHPLVRLVSLMDHAPGQRQFTDIETYKLYYMSKLKVSEEEFIRYCEKRMGQSQHYSASNRTAIASACNARGIVLASHDDATTDHVAEASLQGIRVAEFPTTVMAAKASKESGMSVLMGAPNVVRGGSHSGNVSARELAGSGYLDIISSDYIPASMMQAAFFMAEVMEEITLPQAIRFVSANPAKAVGLEDRGDISIGKRGDIVRVQIAEHVPIIRTVWREGRRVI from the coding sequence ATGACTGCCGAAACAGTTCTAAAAAATGCGAATATCGTGTTGCAGGATGAGGTAATCAACGGTGCAATAAAAATTGTTGATGGCGTTATTGTTGATGTCGCTTCTGGGTCGTCCGTAAATGGAGAGGATATGGAGGGCGATTTTCTGACGCCTGGATTGGTTGAGCTGCATACTGACCACCTGGAAGGCCATTATGCACCGCGCCCCAAAGTGCGCTGGAACCCGATTGCCGCAGTGCAGGCGCATGATGCGCAGATTGCAGCTTCCGGCATTACTACGGTTTTTGATGCTCTGCGGATCGGTTTTGATGAGGAAGCTGCCACTGGCATTGAGGATATGCGCAAGCTTTCATCGGCTATTGCAGAAGGACGTGAAGCCGGTCGGCTACGCGCCGATCACTTTCTGCATTTGCGTTGCGAGGTTTCGGCCCCTGATTGCCTGAGTGCTTTTGAACGCTTTGGTGTACATCCACTGGTCAGGCTTGTTTCTTTGATGGATCACGCGCCGGGCCAGCGCCAGTTTACTGATATTGAGACATATAAGCTTTACTACATGAGCAAGCTAAAGGTCTCGGAAGAAGAGTTTATCCGCTATTGCGAAAAACGTATGGGACAGTCGCAACACTATTCGGCATCCAATCGGACGGCGATTGCCAGTGCCTGCAACGCACGGGGAATTGTTCTTGCCAGTCACGATGATGCAACGACGGATCATGTTGCAGAAGCATCTTTGCAAGGCATTCGTGTTGCTGAATTTCCAACGACCGTTATGGCCGCAAAGGCATCGAAAGAATCCGGAATGTCTGTGCTGATGGGCGCCCCGAATGTTGTGCGCGGCGGCTCTCATTCGGGTAATGTTTCGGCCCGCGAACTCGCTGGATCTGGCTATCTTGATATTATTTCGTCAGATTATATCCCGGCAAGCATGATGCAGGCTGCGTTTTTTATGGCCGAAGTGATGGAAGAAATCACTTTACCGCAAGCCATCAGATTTGTTTCAGCGAACCCGGCAAAGGCCGTTGGTCTCGAAGATCGCGGAGACATTTCCATTGGCAAGCGCGGCGATATTGTGCGTGTGCAGATCGCAGAGCATGTGCCGATTATCCGCACCGTTTGGCGGGAAGGGCGGCGCGTGATTTAA
- a CDS encoding DUF1045 domain-containing protein: MRYAIYFTPPSGDALVKVAANWLGRSAFSGEAVKLPAIRTLRAEDIALLTEEPRRYGFHGTLKAPFRLDEGFQESDLLSALMYFASSTAPFVIPRLKIQGIGPFFALVPEEPVAELNQLANDIVVSFDRFRAPLRDKEIAKRCPERLSDTQRRNLDRWGYPYVFDEFRFHMTLTGPVEEKQRPQVERALNDFFAPVLEDQVEVANLALFVEPEKGAPFEIHSLHPLSGGNKVSVRSSRAVGRP, encoded by the coding sequence ATGCGTTACGCGATCTATTTCACGCCGCCTTCGGGTGATGCACTTGTGAAAGTGGCTGCAAATTGGCTGGGGCGCAGTGCGTTTAGTGGAGAGGCTGTAAAACTTCCTGCGATTCGCACGCTTCGGGCAGAAGACATCGCACTGCTGACCGAAGAGCCGCGGCGATATGGTTTTCATGGGACATTGAAAGCACCGTTCAGGCTTGATGAAGGGTTTCAGGAAAGCGACTTGCTTTCCGCGCTTATGTATTTTGCTTCGTCAACTGCGCCCTTCGTTATTCCGCGCCTTAAAATTCAAGGTATCGGCCCATTTTTCGCACTGGTCCCCGAAGAGCCTGTGGCTGAGCTCAACCAGCTAGCCAATGATATTGTTGTATCGTTTGACCGTTTTCGTGCACCTCTGCGCGATAAAGAAATCGCCAAACGTTGCCCTGAGCGTTTAAGCGATACACAGAGACGTAATCTGGATCGCTGGGGTTATCCGTATGTATTTGATGAGTTCCGTTTTCATATGACATTGACTGGGCCTGTGGAAGAAAAGCAACGTCCTCAGGTCGAGCGGGCACTTAACGACTTTTTTGCTCCTGTTCTCGAAGATCAGGTCGAAGTCGCCAATCTTGCTTTGTTTGTTGAACCTGAAAAAGGGGCGCCATTCGAGATCCATTCGCTGCATCCACTGTCGGGTGGTAATAAGGTGTCGGTGCGGTCTTCGAGAGCCGTGGGGAGACCTTGA
- a CDS encoding sugar kinase: protein MGGFASIGECMIELSGSGDDQWRMGFAGDTLNTAWYMRALTEPSYAVEYVSAFGEDDFSQQQRAFLASNGIGTANSPVIKGAHPGLYAITLNGAERSFTYWRNDAAAKRLASDKDALKASLAGRDMIYFSGISVGIVFPEHRETLFEVLRECRANGARIAFDPNFRHQLWPDREVAKKIISDAMRIADIALPTFPDEQALFGDETAQACADRLAGLGVKEIIVKDGTEPALVVADGNKTLVPSVKANAVDTTGAGDSFNGGYLAARLHGLSPVEAATKAHTVAARVVEVRGALAPMETARAAYL, encoded by the coding sequence ATGGGTGGTTTTGCGTCAATTGGTGAATGCATGATCGAACTGTCGGGAAGCGGCGATGATCAGTGGCGGATGGGCTTTGCCGGAGACACCCTGAACACTGCCTGGTACATGCGCGCCCTGACAGAACCATCCTATGCAGTAGAATATGTCAGCGCTTTTGGCGAAGATGATTTTTCCCAGCAACAACGCGCATTCCTTGCTTCAAACGGAATCGGTACAGCAAACAGTCCAGTTATCAAAGGCGCTCATCCCGGCCTCTATGCGATTACGCTCAACGGCGCCGAGCGTTCCTTCACCTATTGGCGCAACGATGCCGCGGCAAAGCGGCTTGCCAGCGACAAAGACGCGCTGAAAGCCAGCCTCGCCGGGCGTGATATGATTTATTTTTCCGGGATTTCAGTGGGAATCGTATTTCCGGAGCATCGTGAGACACTATTCGAGGTATTGCGTGAGTGCCGTGCAAATGGCGCACGCATTGCTTTCGATCCAAATTTCAGGCACCAGCTCTGGCCAGACCGGGAAGTGGCAAAGAAAATTATCAGCGACGCCATGCGCATTGCCGATATTGCGCTACCGACATTTCCGGATGAGCAAGCCCTTTTCGGCGATGAAACAGCACAAGCCTGTGCAGACCGACTGGCGGGGCTTGGTGTCAAAGAAATTATCGTGAAGGACGGAACCGAACCGGCGCTGGTCGTTGCTGATGGCAACAAGACACTCGTGCCTTCGGTCAAAGCCAATGCAGTGGATACGACAGGTGCTGGCGACAGCTTTAACGGTGGTTATCTGGCTGCGCGACTGCACGGCCTCTCGCCTGTGGAAGCAGCAACGAAAGCACATACCGTTGCCGCCCGAGTGGTTGAAGTTCGCGGCGCGCTGGCTCCGATGGAAACTGCACGCGCCGCTTATCTTTAA
- a CDS encoding aldose epimerase family protein, with protein sequence MTLEIFGYAPDGQAVHRLTIASGGLEAKIITWGAAIQDLRMEGHEAPLVIGYRDFDDYPAHSPHLGAIAGRFSNRIRNARFEIDGKTYDVEPNFQGVHNLHGGSKGLGNRVWNIADSGPDFVTLKILSEDGEMGFPGNLNVSCTYSLKEDGTLVVHLEAVTDKATACSLLHHSYFNLDDGGEGDILDHQLKIEADAYMPVDDALIPDGRILPVRGTAYDFRDFRPIRFDENGAQLEYDSNFCLTAARGPLRTCASVKAARSGIRLDIATTEPGVQFYAGNTMANECIGLTGKSYGKHAGFCLEPQLWPGSLEYPYVPQSILRPGEVYAQTSHFTFTKD encoded by the coding sequence GTGACATTGGAAATATTTGGATATGCACCAGACGGGCAGGCAGTTCATCGCCTGACAATTGCCAGCGGCGGTCTTGAAGCTAAAATCATCACATGGGGCGCTGCCATTCAGGACCTTCGCATGGAGGGGCACGAGGCACCACTGGTGATTGGTTATCGTGACTTTGATGATTATCCGGCCCATTCACCGCATCTGGGTGCAATTGCCGGGCGTTTTTCAAATCGCATCCGCAATGCGCGGTTTGAAATTGACGGCAAAACCTATGACGTTGAGCCGAATTTTCAGGGAGTGCATAATCTCCATGGCGGTAGCAAAGGTCTTGGAAACCGGGTCTGGAATATTGCGGATTCCGGCCCGGATTTTGTAACTCTCAAAATACTGTCTGAAGATGGTGAAATGGGGTTTCCGGGTAACCTGAATGTAAGCTGCACCTATTCACTGAAAGAAGATGGCACACTGGTTGTGCATTTAGAGGCCGTTACAGACAAGGCCACCGCGTGTAGCCTTCTCCATCACAGTTATTTCAACCTTGATGATGGCGGCGAGGGCGACATTCTTGATCATCAGCTTAAGATCGAAGCCGATGCTTATATGCCTGTTGATGACGCTCTGATTCCCGATGGTCGCATTCTGCCGGTCAGGGGAACAGCTTATGACTTTCGCGATTTCCGGCCAATCCGCTTCGATGAAAATGGCGCTCAGCTGGAATATGACAGCAATTTCTGCCTGACTGCAGCGCGCGGTCCTCTCCGCACCTGTGCTTCCGTTAAAGCTGCACGTTCAGGTATTCGTTTGGATATAGCAACCACAGAGCCCGGCGTTCAGTTCTATGCAGGCAATACAATGGCCAATGAATGCATCGGTCTGACTGGCAAGTCTTACGGCAAACACGCAGGTTTTTGTCTCGAACCCCAGCTATGGCCGGGTTCGCTTGAATATCCCTATGTCCCGCAGTCGATATTGCGTCCGGGCGAGGTTTACGCCCAGACCAGTCATTTCACCTTTACGAAGGACTAA
- a CDS encoding glycoside hydrolase family 108 protein: protein MKDNFKKVIPYIYSEEGGYVDNPHDPGGATNMGITRSTLSAWRGSPVSAQDVMNLSKAEATRIYQQQFWNKIDGDNLPSGVDYAMFDFAVNSGPGRAAKLLQEIIDEPQDGVIGAKTIAAVSEYSSEFVINALCDARASWLKGLSTASRFGSGWFARVERVRARALDLIATPPIMEPAEPKAESLPKARQCDTSVQTVLRHPEALGTIGSALSGLVAIATGNGPVQYALAIVMLVCAGVGLWYFIKRIRNEA from the coding sequence ATGAAAGATAATTTCAAAAAAGTTATCCCATATATTTACAGTGAAGAAGGTGGATACGTTGACAATCCACACGACCCCGGCGGCGCGACCAATATGGGAATTACTCGATCAACATTATCTGCCTGGAGAGGATCTCCAGTATCAGCACAGGATGTAATGAATCTTTCTAAAGCAGAGGCGACAAGAATCTATCAACAACAATTCTGGAACAAGATCGATGGCGACAATCTGCCTTCCGGCGTTGACTATGCGATGTTTGATTTTGCGGTCAATTCCGGGCCGGGTCGCGCAGCAAAGCTGTTACAGGAAATTATCGATGAGCCACAGGATGGCGTGATCGGCGCAAAAACCATTGCAGCAGTTTCTGAATATTCGTCTGAATTTGTAATCAATGCACTTTGTGATGCGCGCGCCTCATGGCTCAAAGGTCTATCCACAGCATCAAGATTTGGCAGCGGCTGGTTCGCACGGGTTGAGCGTGTTCGTGCGCGTGCCCTTGACCTTATAGCCACACCGCCCATTATGGAGCCTGCCGAACCCAAAGCCGAAAGTCTGCCGAAAGCGCGTCAATGCGACACCTCCGTACAAACTGTTCTCAGACATCCCGAAGCACTCGGCACTATTGGCTCAGCGTTATCGGGTCTCGTGGCTATCGCAACAGGCAACGGGCCTGTGCAATATGCGCTTGCAATCGTTATGCTTGTATGTGCCGGTGTTGGTCTGTGGTATTTCATAAAACGCATCAGAAACGAAGCATGA
- a CDS encoding acyl carrier protein, with product MSSTFDKVADIIAETSEIDRDIITPDSHTIDDLGIDSLDFLDIVFAIDKEFGIKIPLEQWTQEVNEGKAPTEEYFVLKNLCAKIDELVAAKKG from the coding sequence TTGTCCTCTACTTTTGACAAAGTCGCCGACATCATCGCAGAAACGAGCGAAATCGACCGTGATATCATCACGCCGGATAGCCATACCATTGATGATCTTGGCATCGACAGCCTCGACTTCCTCGACATCGTATTCGCTATCGACAAAGAATTCGGCATCAAGATTCCGCTTGAACAGTGGACTCAGGAAGTAAACGAAGGCAAGGCTCCGACCGAAGAATACTTCGTTCTGAAGAACCTTTGCGCCAAGATCGATGAACTGGTCGCAGCGAAAAAAGGCTGA
- a CDS encoding beta-ketoacyl-ACP synthase produces the protein MQSNKVVITGIGIISSLGEGLDAHWNAFSVAGSEPRLEKEAFAPYTVHPLGEIDWGLQIPKRGDQRQMETWQRLGTYAAGLALDDAGIKDDEALCASMDMIVGAGGGERDITVDMQILEEGRTSNNRGEMLNEKLSTELRPTLFLAQLSNLLAGNISIVHKVTGSSRTFMGEEGSGISAIETAAARIRSGQSTHALVGGSYNAEHFDMILGHELGGLLKHDGWASLWDREGSAGGGMISGSGGVFLVLESAEHAQKRGARAYAEISSIESAQIRRDVVDLEKTVCDLLLAANGGAKPEYVISGASGAHQATAAEKAALESVSTAYRGIAGLTGHLREAQFPLALALAAISVWKGEAFAPSNPSEKSLDGSVSEAIVTTIGATRAEGVAKLVRA, from the coding sequence ATGCAGAGCAATAAAGTCGTCATAACCGGCATCGGCATCATCTCTTCGCTTGGTGAAGGACTCGATGCGCATTGGAACGCTTTCTCAGTCGCAGGCTCTGAGCCTCGTCTCGAAAAGGAAGCTTTTGCGCCTTACACAGTCCATCCGCTTGGCGAAATCGATTGGGGTTTGCAAATCCCCAAGCGTGGCGACCAGCGCCAGATGGAGACATGGCAGCGGCTTGGCACTTATGCGGCAGGCCTCGCGCTTGACGATGCAGGCATCAAGGACGACGAAGCCCTTTGCGCAAGCATGGACATGATCGTGGGCGCTGGTGGTGGCGAACGCGACATCACAGTCGATATGCAAATTCTCGAGGAAGGTCGCACCAGTAATAATCGCGGTGAGATGCTCAATGAGAAGCTTTCGACCGAGTTGCGCCCGACCCTGTTTCTTGCCCAGCTTTCCAATCTGCTGGCAGGCAATATTTCCATCGTTCACAAGGTGACCGGCTCTTCGCGCACATTCATGGGTGAAGAAGGTTCGGGCATCTCGGCTATTGAGACCGCTGCGGCCCGCATTCGTTCAGGTCAGAGCACGCACGCGCTGGTCGGCGGCTCGTATAATGCTGAACATTTCGACATGATCCTCGGACATGAACTTGGCGGCTTGCTCAAGCATGATGGCTGGGCATCGCTCTGGGATCGTGAAGGCTCTGCCGGTGGCGGCATGATTTCGGGTTCTGGCGGTGTGTTCCTTGTGCTTGAAAGCGCTGAACACGCGCAAAAGCGCGGAGCGCGCGCCTATGCCGAAATATCGAGCATTGAAAGCGCACAAATCCGCCGTGATGTGGTTGATCTCGAAAAGACGGTGTGTGACCTGCTGCTCGCTGCCAATGGCGGAGCAAAGCCTGAATATGTAATTTCCGGTGCTTCAGGTGCGCATCAGGCAACCGCTGCGGAAAAAGCAGCGCTTGAAAGCGTTTCTACCGCTTATCGTGGTATCGCGGGCCTGACCGGCCACTTACGTGAAGCGCAGTTCCCGCTGGCCCTTGCGCTTGCAGCAATTTCCGTCTGGAAGGGTGAAGCTTTTGCACCATCGAATCCATCGGAAAAAAGCCTTGACGGATCTGTGAGCGAAGCAATTGTCACCACTATTGGTGCGACACGCGCTGAAGGTGTAGCAAAGTTGGTGAGAGCATAA
- a CDS encoding beta-ketoacyl-ACP synthase: MTKYTDHLGRPIVAITGAGVVSSLGQGKEDNWAALTGGRSGIHEISRFPTESLKTRFSGNVDFLPESNVGSSALSEALARLAGEEALAQSGLSVSNFGGPLFLAAPPVELDWKSRFALDASIKDEGPASYQLLLEACRRVRQDELFNTTQFGYIAERLSEAFGTRGLPVTLSTACASGATAIQLGVEAIRRGESDRVLAIGTDGSVSAESLIRFSLLSALSTQNDKPEKASKPFSKDRDGFAMAEGSGALVMESLESAIARGAKVLGILAGCGEKADDFHRTRSKPDASPAIGTVRAALSDAGLTEDQLSYVNAHGTSTPENDKMEYLALSTVFGDRLSSIPVSSNKSMIGHTLTAAGAIEAVFSLLTIETGTLPPTINYDNPDPAIPLDVVPNVKRDAQVSAVLSNSFGFGGQNTSLVLTANTN, translated from the coding sequence ATGACCAAATATACAGACCATCTCGGCCGTCCCATTGTTGCCATCACGGGTGCTGGCGTTGTTTCTTCGCTCGGGCAGGGCAAGGAAGATAACTGGGCAGCACTGACCGGCGGCCGTTCAGGCATTCACGAAATCAGCCGCTTCCCTACGGAAAGCCTGAAAACCCGCTTTTCAGGCAATGTTGATTTTCTTCCTGAAAGCAATGTCGGCTCCTCTGCTCTGTCCGAGGCGCTGGCGCGTCTTGCTGGTGAAGAAGCCCTCGCCCAGTCCGGTCTTTCAGTGAGCAATTTTGGCGGACCGCTTTTCCTTGCAGCTCCTCCGGTTGAGCTCGATTGGAAAAGCCGTTTTGCGCTTGATGCGAGCATCAAGGATGAAGGCCCGGCAAGCTATCAGCTTCTGCTTGAAGCTTGCCGTCGCGTGCGTCAGGATGAGCTCTTCAATACGACGCAGTTTGGCTATATCGCCGAGCGTCTGTCTGAAGCTTTTGGAACACGCGGTCTGCCGGTAACGCTCTCTACTGCCTGCGCTTCGGGCGCAACGGCGATCCAGCTCGGTGTTGAAGCTATTCGCCGTGGCGAAAGCGACCGTGTTCTTGCGATCGGCACCGACGGCTCGGTATCCGCTGAATCGCTTATCCGCTTTTCGCTGCTTTCCGCATTGTCCACCCAGAACGACAAGCCGGAAAAGGCATCAAAGCCTTTTTCCAAGGATCGCGACGGTTTTGCCATGGCGGAAGGCTCAGGAGCGCTGGTGATGGAATCGCTTGAGAGTGCCATTGCACGCGGTGCCAAGGTGCTCGGCATTCTTGCCGGTTGTGGTGAAAAGGCTGATGACTTCCACCGCACCCGTTCCAAGCCTGATGCCTCGCCTGCAATCGGAACGGTGCGCGCTGCACTTAGCGATGCAGGTCTTACCGAAGATCAGCTTTCCTATGTCAATGCTCACGGCACTTCGACACCCGAAAATGACAAGATGGAGTATCTTGCCCTTTCAACGGTGTTTGGAGACCGACTTTCTTCAATCCCTGTTTCGTCAAATAAATCGATGATCGGTCATACGCTGACCGCCGCAGGAGCGATTGAAGCCGTATTCTCGCTGCTGACAATTGAAACCGGCACCCTGCCTCCAACCATCAATTACGATAATCCGGACCCGGCAATTCCGCTGGATGTCGTGCCAAATGTGAAGCGTGACGCACAGGTTTCCGCCGTGCTTTCCAACTCATTTGGTTTCGGTGGACAGAATACCAGCCTTGTATTGACGGCAAATACGAATTAA
- a CDS encoding zinc-binding dehydrogenase codes for MRALQLLDDRRLEMTDIAPPPAPGNGEVTVKIKAVALNHIDVWGWRGMAFAKRKMPLVIGAEASGVVDAIGPGVSNVLPGQLVSIYGARTCGLCKACREGRDNLCEHVGGVHGFHLDGFACEAVNLPARLLVPAPPGVDAIGAAVAPVTFGTVEHMLFDNAKLQPGETVLVQAGGSGIGTAAIQLAKKMGCTVITTVGSDDKIEKAKALGADHVINYRVDRFEGVVRKLTKKKGVDVVFEHVGADTWAGSMLCMKRGARLVTCGSTSGVSTNMNLMQLFQQQLKILGSFGCRMENMADAMQKMAQGVVHPVIDTIVGFDDISTALKRMEGRDVFGKIVLQID; via the coding sequence ATGCGCGCCTTGCAACTTCTCGACGATCGTCGTCTTGAAATGACCGATATTGCTCCGCCGCCTGCCCCCGGTAATGGCGAAGTTACCGTCAAGATCAAGGCCGTCGCACTCAACCATATCGACGTATGGGGTTGGCGTGGCATGGCATTTGCCAAGCGCAAGATGCCACTCGTCATCGGCGCAGAAGCTTCCGGTGTGGTCGATGCCATCGGCCCCGGTGTATCCAATGTTCTGCCGGGTCAGCTCGTGTCGATCTATGGCGCACGCACCTGTGGTCTGTGCAAGGCCTGCCGTGAAGGTCGCGACAATCTGTGTGAACATGTAGGCGGTGTTCATGGCTTCCATCTTGATGGCTTTGCCTGTGAAGCCGTCAATCTGCCAGCACGTCTGCTGGTTCCGGCACCTCCCGGCGTTGACGCCATTGGTGCGGCAGTTGCTCCTGTTACTTTTGGTACTGTTGAGCACATGCTTTTTGACAATGCGAAACTCCAGCCGGGCGAAACCGTTCTGGTTCAGGCTGGCGGTTCCGGCATTGGTACAGCAGCAATTCAGCTTGCCAAGAAGATGGGCTGCACAGTCATTACCACCGTTGGATCGGACGACAAGATCGAAAAGGCGAAGGCGCTCGGTGCCGATCACGTCATCAATTATCGTGTGGATCGCTTTGAAGGTGTTGTACGCAAGCTTACGAAGAAAAAGGGCGTCGATGTTGTGTTTGAACATGTCGGTGCCGACACATGGGCAGGCTCGATGCTTTGCATGAAGCGCGGCGCACGGCTTGTGACCTGTGGTTCGACGTCTGGCGTTTCAACAAACATGAACCTGATGCAGCTCTTCCAGCAGCAGCTCAAAATCCTCGGCTCCTTTGGTTGCCGCATGGAAAACATGGCTGATGCGATGCAGAAAATGGCGCAGGGCGTTGTTCATCCAGTCATAGACACCATTGTTGGCTTTGATGACATCAGTACGGCTCTCAAGCGCATGGAAGGCCGCGACGTGTTCGGTAAGATCGTGTTGCAGATCGACTAA